Proteins from a genomic interval of Pseudomonadota bacterium:
- a CDS encoding amino acid transporter — translation MNLRGVKESVTILAPIFIIFVITHVLLIGYGILSHVPQIKPLYGELKGSFRQDLSVLGMVGIFSIFLRAFSLGGGTYTGLEAVSNGMQIMREPKVHTGKRTMAYMATSLALTAGGLFFCYFMFRIQPVEGRTLNAILADSMFGNWPLGYWLALITILSEGALLIVGAQAGFIDGPRVMANMAVDSWFPRRFAALSERFSMQNGVLVMGVAALVLL, via the coding sequence ATGAATCTTAGAGGTGTAAAGGAATCTGTTACAATCCTTGCCCCAATTTTTATTATTTTTGTCATTACCCATGTGTTATTGATTGGTTATGGAATCTTAAGTCATGTACCACAAATTAAACCTCTCTACGGTGAACTAAAAGGAAGTTTTAGACAAGACTTATCAGTTTTAGGGATGGTAGGCATATTTTCAATTTTTTTACGTGCCTTTTCCTTAGGTGGTGGTACATATACCGGTCTTGAAGCAGTATCTAATGGTATGCAGATTATGCGTGAACCAAAGGTTCATACAGGTAAACGTACTATGGCATATATGGCAACATCCCTTGCCCTTACAGCTGGCGGCCTGTTCTTCTGTTATTTCATGTTTAGAATACAACCGGTCGAAGGGAGAACACTCAATGCTATTCTTGCCGATAGTATGTTTGGTAACTGGCCGCTGGGCTACTGGCTGGCGTTAATCACAATCCTTTCTGAAGGTGCCCTCCTCATAGTAGGTGCCCAGGCAGGGTTCATAGATGGTCCAAGGGTAATGGCCAACATGGCTGTAGACTCATGGTTTCCCCGTCGCTTTGCAGCACTCTCTGAAAGGTTTTCCATGCAGAATGGGGTTCTTGTAATGGGCGTAGCTGCCCTTGTATTACTTA